One part of the Streptomyces ferrugineus genome encodes these proteins:
- a CDS encoding helix-turn-helix domain-containing protein translates to MSHPSPDPRVIISGLLGDERLLHALVERDMGAVFRMLNNRGVSTRRLAAAADITQGRLYDYMNGKSRVEKLALFEQIADAFHIPGHLLGLARRSWEPAAAPERQRMGHPPPDSDDLAAMDHFRNADRQTGGGRLYGAVVRHLSDRVAPRLVDTASGPQVFAAAAALTEMAGWMAHDSGQDDLAGRHFARALPLARTSGDLPLAAHVAASSSHLALETGDPAAAVEWARTGLDLAAEGPRIPALTGRLRTMQARALAAAEQHVPAARALEAVQRDLEGGADGEHPWLSPFDAAALASESALILRDLERLDEALLHAEQAVALRETGRARSLALSQISLVDIQVRRRELDAAVHAAHALLSTSPTLGSVRVVQQLDELRRLLEHHKAYRPVREYLVRLDDARRARMLLLADLIPPSPGGTPA, encoded by the coding sequence ATGAGCCATCCGTCACCGGATCCGCGAGTGATCATTTCCGGGCTGCTCGGGGATGAGCGTCTGTTGCACGCACTGGTTGAGCGGGACATGGGCGCCGTGTTCCGCATGCTCAATAACCGGGGTGTGAGTACCCGGCGGCTCGCCGCCGCAGCCGACATCACACAGGGACGGCTCTACGACTACATGAACGGCAAGAGCCGGGTGGAGAAGCTGGCCCTGTTCGAGCAGATCGCCGACGCCTTCCACATCCCAGGTCACTTACTAGGTCTGGCCCGCCGGTCATGGGAACCTGCCGCCGCGCCAGAGCGCCAGCGGATGGGCCATCCGCCACCGGACAGTGACGATCTCGCGGCGATGGACCACTTCCGCAACGCGGACCGGCAGACCGGCGGCGGCCGTCTGTATGGGGCCGTGGTGCGGCATCTGTCGGACCGGGTGGCGCCCCGGCTCGTCGACACGGCGAGCGGGCCGCAGGTGTTCGCCGCCGCGGCAGCTTTGACGGAGATGGCCGGCTGGATGGCCCACGACTCCGGACAGGATGACCTCGCCGGGCGCCACTTCGCGCGCGCTCTGCCGCTGGCCCGCACCTCCGGTGACCTCCCGTTGGCCGCCCACGTCGCTGCGAGCAGCAGCCATCTCGCCCTTGAGACGGGTGACCCGGCGGCGGCCGTGGAATGGGCACGGACCGGGCTCGACCTCGCGGCGGAAGGACCGCGCATTCCGGCGCTGACCGGGCGATTGCGCACGATGCAGGCCCGCGCCCTGGCCGCCGCCGAGCAACACGTCCCCGCTGCCCGCGCACTCGAAGCGGTACAGCGGGACCTGGAGGGCGGCGCGGATGGCGAACACCCGTGGCTGAGCCCGTTCGACGCCGCCGCCCTGGCGAGCGAGTCCGCGCTGATCCTCCGCGACCTGGAACGGCTCGACGAGGCCCTACTCCATGCCGAACAGGCCGTCGCCCTACGGGAGACCGGTCGGGCGCGGTCGCTGGCGCTGAGCCAGATCAGCCTTGTGGACATCCAGGTGCGCCGCAGGGAGCTGGACGCCGCGGTGCATGCCGCACACGCGCTGTTGAGCACGAGCCCGACCCTGGGGTCTGTCCGGGTCGTCCAGCAACTCGACGAGTTGCGCCGACTGCTGGAGCACCACAAGGCGTATCGGCCGGTGCGTGAGTACCTGGTGCGCCTCGACGATGCGCGCAGGGCCAGAATGCTTCTCCTGGCCGACTTGATCCCGCCATCACCGGGAGGCACCCCCGCATGA
- a CDS encoding NUDIX domain-containing protein — MRPTAPEPGDTDAWNAYLAEGNAKQARKRVAADVLLRDPAGRVLLVNPTYKPDWDLPGGMAEANEPPEETVGRELLEELGLKITLCGLLVVDWVAPHGPWDDQIAFVFDGGTLPRDQADRLRPRDEELAEVAFVDPEEARARLGERVRRRFTSAMTALTTERPLYLHDGVPAL; from the coding sequence ATGAGGCCCACCGCACCCGAGCCCGGCGACACAGACGCCTGGAACGCCTATCTTGCCGAAGGCAACGCCAAGCAGGCCCGCAAGCGCGTTGCGGCTGATGTCCTGTTGCGTGATCCGGCCGGGCGCGTACTCCTCGTGAATCCCACCTACAAACCGGACTGGGACCTGCCGGGGGGCATGGCGGAGGCGAACGAACCACCCGAGGAGACGGTAGGCCGCGAACTCCTCGAAGAGCTTGGGCTGAAGATCACGCTGTGCGGGCTGCTGGTGGTGGACTGGGTGGCCCCGCACGGTCCATGGGATGACCAGATCGCGTTCGTCTTCGACGGCGGCACGCTGCCTCGGGACCAGGCCGACCGGCTGCGCCCACGGGATGAAGAGCTTGCCGAGGTTGCGTTCGTCGATCCGGAAGAGGCCCGCGCCCGACTCGGCGAACGCGTCCGGCGCCGCTTCACCTCCGCTATGACCGCCCTCACGACGGAACGCCCCCTCTACCTGCACGATGGTGTACCAGCCCTCTGA
- a CDS encoding nuclear transport factor 2 family protein, producing the protein MTDLRKTVERFWAAAQDRDWDAFAETVTEDVVYTLPQTRERISGRERYVRFNREYPGDWRLRVERIVAEPGQVVTWIHFTVGLEEMYGISFFTGTDRIESITDFWPEPYEPPAGREHLVERY; encoded by the coding sequence ATGACAGATCTGCGCAAGACGGTCGAGAGGTTCTGGGCCGCCGCCCAGGACCGGGATTGGGACGCGTTCGCCGAGACGGTGACCGAGGACGTGGTGTACACCCTCCCCCAGACGCGGGAGCGGATCAGCGGCCGGGAGCGGTATGTGCGGTTCAACCGGGAGTACCCGGGGGACTGGCGGCTGCGGGTCGAACGGATCGTCGCCGAGCCGGGCCAGGTCGTGACGTGGATCCACTTCACGGTCGGGCTGGAGGAGATGTACGGCATCTCGTTCTTCACCGGCACCGATCGGATCGAGTCCATAACGGACTTCTGGCCCGAGCCCTACGAGCCCCCGGCCGGCCGGGAACACCTCGTCGAGCGGTACTGA
- a CDS encoding FAD-dependent monooxygenase, which translates to MGSTAVVVGGGIGGLAAAIGLRRIGREVTVVERASVLDDAGAGISLAANGLRALDELGAGRAVREASRGQYSGGTRTPEGGWLARMDGAALERAVGTPIVGIPRATLHRLLRECLPAETLLIGSEVSSVEQIGPGRVQVACADRVLDADVVVAADGVGSKVRGLLFPAHPGPVYSGSTVLRAITEQAVELRTDFELTWGQAAEFGHIAFPDGRAEWHAVLNLPAGTRFADPLAELRRRFLNWHDPIPALLNATRAEAVQHHDVNELRTPLPSYAVGRIALLGDAAHAMTPNLGQGACQALEDAVTLAAALATEPTVEAALARYDAERRPRSQSVARAARRAGRMGQQLSHPLAVALRNTAMRLTPSRSAVRMILRHHGWVPPRLG; encoded by the coding sequence GTGGGCAGCACGGCAGTGGTCGTCGGAGGGGGCATCGGTGGACTGGCCGCCGCCATCGGCCTGCGCCGCATCGGACGGGAGGTGACGGTCGTCGAGCGCGCGTCCGTGCTCGATGACGCGGGGGCGGGCATCTCGCTGGCCGCCAACGGCCTTCGCGCACTGGACGAACTCGGCGCCGGCCGGGCGGTGAGGGAAGCGTCGCGAGGCCAGTACAGTGGCGGCACCCGCACGCCGGAGGGTGGCTGGCTGGCGCGGATGGACGGCGCGGCGCTGGAGAGGGCGGTGGGCACGCCGATCGTGGGCATCCCCCGTGCCACCTTGCACCGGCTGCTTCGCGAGTGCCTGCCCGCCGAGACACTGCTGATCGGCTCGGAGGTCAGCTCGGTTGAGCAGATCGGCCCTGGGAGAGTTCAGGTCGCCTGTGCCGACAGGGTCCTGGATGCCGATGTGGTGGTGGCGGCCGACGGAGTCGGAAGCAAGGTCCGCGGCCTCCTCTTCCCAGCCCACCCAGGCCCTGTCTACAGCGGCTCGACGGTGCTGCGCGCCATCACCGAGCAAGCGGTCGAACTGCGCACCGACTTCGAGCTGACCTGGGGGCAAGCCGCCGAGTTCGGGCACATCGCCTTCCCTGACGGGCGCGCCGAGTGGCATGCGGTCCTCAATCTTCCCGCCGGAACGCGGTTCGCCGACCCTCTGGCCGAACTGCGCCGGCGGTTCCTCAACTGGCACGACCCGATCCCCGCCCTGCTCAACGCGACCCGAGCCGAAGCCGTGCAGCACCACGACGTCAACGAACTCCGCACGCCGCTTCCCTCGTACGCGGTCGGCCGGATCGCACTGCTCGGCGACGCGGCGCACGCCATGACCCCGAACCTGGGACAGGGCGCCTGCCAGGCGCTGGAGGACGCGGTCACCCTGGCCGCCGCGCTCGCAACGGAGCCCACCGTCGAAGCCGCGCTGGCCCGGTACGACGCCGAGCGCCGACCGCGCAGTCAGTCGGTTGCCCGGGCCGCCCGTCGGGCCGGGCGGATGGGCCAACAGCTCTCCCACCCGCTGGCCGTCGCCCTGCGCAACACCGCGATGCGGCTGACGCCCTCCCGCTCCGCCGTGCGCATGATCCTCCGGCACCACGGCTGGGTCCCGCCACGGCTGGGGTGA
- a CDS encoding SURF1 family protein has product MYRFLLTPRWWGINVFVLLAIPFCVFMGSWQLSRFEARVADHRDAGEQAEENKREAARPLAELLPVDKATSGRQATVRGRYAEQLLVPDRELDGKRGYYVLTLLRADGGKALPVVRGWLPGDPDRADAPAAPDGEVTVTGALQASEVPGENGVPARGGLPSGQTGAISAASLVNLVPYELYDAWITLDKADSGMKPVPVTAANDTGLDLKAFQNLGYTGEWFVFAGFVVFMWFRLLRREVEFVRDARLGLAPDEDQDQNEGRVSSPSGV; this is encoded by the coding sequence GTGTACCGGTTTCTGCTGACGCCCCGTTGGTGGGGGATCAACGTCTTCGTACTGCTCGCCATCCCGTTCTGCGTGTTCATGGGGTCGTGGCAGCTGAGCCGGTTCGAGGCGCGGGTCGCGGACCATCGCGACGCCGGTGAGCAGGCCGAGGAGAACAAGCGCGAGGCGGCCCGTCCGCTCGCCGAGCTGCTGCCGGTGGACAAGGCGACGTCGGGCCGGCAGGCCACCGTGCGCGGGAGGTACGCCGAGCAGTTGCTGGTGCCGGACCGGGAGCTGGACGGCAAGCGGGGCTACTACGTCCTGACGCTGCTGCGCGCCGACGGCGGCAAGGCCCTGCCGGTGGTGCGGGGCTGGCTGCCGGGCGACCCCGACCGGGCCGACGCCCCCGCCGCACCCGACGGCGAGGTCACGGTCACCGGCGCGCTGCAGGCGTCCGAGGTGCCCGGGGAGAACGGCGTGCCCGCGCGCGGCGGCCTGCCGTCCGGTCAGACCGGGGCGATCAGCGCGGCGTCGCTGGTGAACCTGGTGCCCTACGAGCTCTACGACGCCTGGATCACCCTCGACAAGGCCGACTCCGGTATGAAGCCGGTCCCGGTGACCGCCGCCAATGACACCGGCCTGGACCTGAAGGCGTTCCAGAACCTCGGCTACACCGGTGAGTGGTTCGTCTTCGCGGGCTTCGTGGTCTTCATGTGGTTCCGCCTGCTGCGCCGCGAGGTGGAGTTCGTGCGGGACGCGCGGCTGGGCCTTGCGCCGGACGAGGATCAGGACCAGAACGAGGGGCGCGTCTCCAGCCCGTCCGGCGTCTGA
- a CDS encoding TetR/AcrR family transcriptional regulator: MATDRRTLLSDAALDVLADEGIRGLTHRAVDRKAAVPPGTTSAYFRTRAALLTALVTRLVQLDQAELQTMAEQLPPFRTAEELVDGMTLLTRERLTGEGRRRSLARYACAVESVRDPELREILVPRENAGREAVRSFLTERGVPDVENRTHTLLACLDGLIFDRLVCGGEVPREALEGLVAATLR, from the coding sequence ATGGCTACGGATCGACGCACCCTCCTCTCGGACGCGGCTCTCGACGTACTCGCCGATGAAGGGATCCGCGGCCTGACCCACCGCGCGGTCGACCGCAAAGCGGCCGTGCCGCCCGGCACCACGTCGGCGTACTTCCGCACCCGAGCCGCGCTGCTCACCGCACTCGTCACCCGCCTGGTCCAACTCGACCAGGCGGAACTACAGACGATGGCAGAGCAGCTCCCGCCCTTCCGCACTGCCGAGGAACTGGTGGACGGCATGACGCTGCTCACTCGTGAGCGACTCACCGGCGAAGGCCGCCGCCGCTCACTCGCCCGCTACGCCTGCGCCGTCGAGAGCGTGCGCGACCCGGAACTGCGCGAGATCCTCGTACCCCGCGAGAACGCCGGCCGCGAGGCCGTTCGGTCGTTCCTGACGGAGCGCGGTGTGCCGGACGTCGAAAACCGCACACACACGCTGCTGGCCTGCCTCGACGGACTGATCTTCGACCGGCTCGTATGCGGTGGTGAGGTGCCGCGCGAGGCCCTGGAAGGCCTCGTCGCCGCCACCCTGCGTTAG